A region from the Gossypium hirsutum isolate 1008001.06 chromosome A08, Gossypium_hirsutum_v2.1, whole genome shotgun sequence genome encodes:
- the LOC121204661 gene encoding putative zinc finger protein CONSTANS-LIKE 11 gives MSDNISVPPDTFNEHFLFDLPLVPLYDSSSDYNLQSLMTQQNPIDESNCSDQLVSGSPLTDQLENLSLYQTTHFPSFSFDPNAANEYQSSSSLSFPAVKNEESLVDFGSAFNIDNVANYLQRSFSSNSFETKPNFSFQTAPNSLMEPQNFQGQTAFSLPENTFFATHMRKVSSTGDLENMRNVNDNQRSTIENSLIEEVPFKVGRYNPEERQERISKYRAKRNLRNFNKTIKYACRKTLADNRPRVRGRFTRNDDTVETPKLPCNSTRDEDEDELWALHEVEDEIMGRATFINSFSQQNQFPYHHGCF, from the exons ATGTCTGACAATATATCTGTTCCGCCTGATACATTCAATGAGCACTTCCTGTTTGATCTTCCTTTGGTTCCTCTCTACGATTCCTCATCCGATTACAATCTTCAATCTTTGATGACCCAACAAAACCCAATTGACGAATCCAATTGTTCAGACCAATTGGTTTCAGGGTCGCCATTAACGGACCAGCTTGAAAATCTCAGCCTTTATCAAACTACCCACTTTCCATCTTTCTCATTTGATCCAAATGCAGCAAATGAGTACCAAAGTTCCAGCAGCTTGAGTTTTCCGGCTGTTAAAAATGAAGAATCTCTAGTGGATTTCGGTTCTGCTTTTAATATTGACAATGTAGCAAATTACTTGCAAAGGAGCTTTAGTAGCAATTCTTTCGAAACAAAGCCTAACTTTTCGTTCCAAACCGCTCCTAATTCTCTGATGGAACCCCAGAATTTTCAAGGCCAAACCGCTTTCAGCTTGCCGGAAAATACCTTTTTCGCCACACATATGAGGAAGGTTTCCAGCACCGGCGATTTAGAG AATATGAGAAACGTGAATGACAACCAAAGGTCGACTATAGAGAATTCGTTAATAGAAGAAGTACCGTTCAAAGTAGGACGATACAACCCAGAAGAGAGACAAGAGAGGATTTCAAAGTACAGAGCAAAGCGTAATCTAAGGAACTTCAACAAAACAATTAAG TATGCATGCCGTAAAACACTAGCAGACAATCGTCCTCGTGTACGAGGCCGGTTCACTCGCAACGATGACACTGTTGAGACTCCGAAACTCCCATGTAATTCAACTAGAGACGAAGACGAAGATGAGCTATGG GCGTTACATGAAGTGGAGGATGAAATCATGGGAAGAGCAACATTTATCAATAGTTTTAGTCAACAAAATCAGTTTCCATATCACCATGGTTGTTTCTGA
- the LOC121203001 gene encoding histone H2A-beta, sperm isoform X2, producing the protein MSSAAVAAKGGRGRGRGKPTAKAVSRSSKAGLQFPVGRVARFLKKGRYSERVGSGSPVYLSAVLEYLAAEVLELAGNAARDNKKNRIIPRHIQLAVRNDEELSRLMGGVTIANGGVLPNINQSLLSRKAGKGNRGTCTS; encoded by the exons ATGAGTTCAGCCGCCGTAGCAGCCAAAGGAGGTCGGGGCCGAGGCCGAGGTAAGCCAACGGCCAAAGCCGTTTCCAGGTCTAGCAAAGCTGGTCTCCAGTTCCCCGTTGGCCGCGTCGCTCGTTTCCTCAAGAAAGGACGGTACTCTGAGCGCGTTGGATCTGGCTCTCCTGTCTACCTCTCCGCCGTCCTCGAGTATCTTGCCGCTGAG GTTTTGGAATTGGCTGGAAATGCCGCAAGAGATAACAAGAAGAACAGAATCATCCCGAGGCATATTCAATTGGCAGTGAGGAACGACGAAGAATTGAGCAGGCTGATGGGAGGTGTGACGATTGCGAACGGAGGTGTTTTGCCTAATATCAATCAAAGTCTATTGTCACGGAAGGCCGGGAAAG GTAATCGTGGGACTTGTACATCATAG
- the LOC121203001 gene encoding histone H2AX isoform X1 — MSSAAVAAKGGRGRGRGKPTAKAVSRSSKAGLQFPVGRVARFLKKGRYSERVGSGSPVYLSAVLEYLAAEVLELAGNAARDNKKNRIIPRHIQLAVRNDEELSRLMGGVTIANGGVLPNINQSLLSRKAGKGKVETGSASQAF, encoded by the exons ATGAGTTCAGCCGCCGTAGCAGCCAAAGGAGGTCGGGGCCGAGGCCGAGGTAAGCCAACGGCCAAAGCCGTTTCCAGGTCTAGCAAAGCTGGTCTCCAGTTCCCCGTTGGCCGCGTCGCTCGTTTCCTCAAGAAAGGACGGTACTCTGAGCGCGTTGGATCTGGCTCTCCTGTCTACCTCTCCGCCGTCCTCGAGTATCTTGCCGCTGAG GTTTTGGAATTGGCTGGAAATGCCGCAAGAGATAACAAGAAGAACAGAATCATCCCGAGGCATATTCAATTGGCAGTGAGGAACGACGAAGAATTGAGCAGGCTGATGGGAGGTGTGACGATTGCGAACGGAGGTGTTTTGCCTAATATCAATCAAAGTCTATTGTCACGGAAGGCCGGGAAAGGTAAAGTAGAGACCGGTTCCGCTTCTCAGGCATTTTAG
- the LOC107941293 gene encoding protein VAPYRIN-LIKE, with product MDRLVKVDVKEVEIVFMKGQKTTTNFTLTNLMHTMSVAVCLSTKNSSFFSFNKQFSIIPPLSSATYTLFSQPSDQPPLTNPPDAITVKTTMLPLGKAHHDDLRRLFSKPGPHVFKDATLPISFTGPHVIQHLISSNTQMTDMDIWFSKAISGCFGDQLTVLLKSAIVSGKVGLVRTLIDHGGDVNDKDDKGRSLVSLAVEAGHVDVVNALISSGCEIDNTVDHVLHYAAAKNRADLMDVLFRGYKNMDLIDSIDFNGRTPIHISAIHGHTESIKFCLSLGADPEVLDVNKCTPLHLAALGGHLSAVECLLEVSNYTKYALNGQGKTAFALAVENDRSNLYDPLHLGDALHRAARIGDVNGMKCCISEGANMNGKDQNGWTPLHRAAFKGKTECVRALISYGGDINGVDNNGYTPLHRAVEAGHVEAALVLIGHGAKANVKCLKGIGMGVALKSDCSKNHCCYRSSFVQPL from the coding sequence ATGGACAGGTTAGTGAAAGTAGATGTGAAAGAAGTCGAAATAGTGTTCATGAAAGGCCAAAAAACCACTACGAATTTCACTTTAACGAATCTCATGCACACCATGTCTGTAGCTGTTTGTTTATCCACAAAGAACTCATCTTTCTTCTCTTTCAACAAGCAATTTTCAATAATCCCACCCCTTTCATCTGCAACCTATACTCTCTTCTCCCAGCCGTCGGATCAACCTCCTTTGACAAACCCCCCCGATGCTATTACCGTCAAAACCACCATGCTTCCTTTAGGGAAAGCCCACCATGACGATCTCCGCCGTCTGTTTTCCAAGCCTGGACCTCACGTGTTCAAGGACGCTACTTTACCGATCTCGTTCACCGGTCCCCACGTGATTCAACACCTCATTTCGAGCAATACCCAGATGACAGATATGGATATTTGGTTCAGCAAAGCGATTTCCGGGTGTTTCGGGGATCAACTCACGGTGCTGCTCAAATCCGCTATCGTTTCAGGGAAAGTTGGTTTGGTCCGTACACTGATCGACCACGGTGGGGATGTGAACGACAAGGATGATAAAGGAAGGTCTTTGGTCTCCCTAGCGGTCGAAGCTGGACATGTTGATGTCGTCAATGCCTTGATTTCATCTGGTTGTGAAATTGATAACACGGTTGACCATGTCTTGCACTATGCAGCAGCAAAAAACAGAGCCGATTTGATGGATGTTCTGTTTCGAGGTTATAAAAACATGGATTTGATTGATTCCATTGATTTCAATGGCCGAACCCCAATTCATATATCTGCAATTCACGGACACACCGAATCGATTAAGTTCTGTTTATCACTAGGTGCCGACCCTGAAGTTTTAGACGTCAATAAATGCACCCCACTTCATTTAGCCGCTCTGGGAGGTCATTTAAGCGCCGTGGAATGCCTGTTGGAAGTATCCAATTATACCAAATACGCATTGAACGGACAAGGGAAGACCGCTTTCGCGCTTGCAGTCGAAAACGACAGGTCGAACTTGTATGATCCATTGCATTTAGGTGACGCGTTGCACCGTGCTGCGAGGATCGGAGACGTGAATGGGATGAAGTGTTGCATCAGCGAGGGGGCGAACATGAACGGGAAAGATCAGAATGGGTGGACGCCTTTACATAGGGCGGCATTCAAAGGTAAAACCGAGTGTGTTCGGGCTTTGATTAGCTACGGTGGTGATATTAACGGTGTTGATAACAACGGGTACACGCCGTTGCATCGCGCGGTGGAGGCGGGGCATGTTGAGGCTGCTTTGGTGTTGATCGGTCATGGGGCTAAAGCTAATGTGAAGTGCCTTAAAGGTATTGGTATGGGGGTGGCTTTGAAGTCAGATTGTTCTAAGAATCATTGTTGTTATCGTAGTTCATTTGTTCAACCTTTGTGA